The nucleotide sequence TCTCCGCAGTAGTCGACTATAAGCCTGGCCTTCTCCAAGTGCTCTCGTGCGGACCTCTCGTTGTAGAGCTCCGCCGGCACACCGCCAGCAGCATTCGGGTAGCGCGTAACGATGTATTCGGGCGTGAGGTCTGCAGCCGCATCGACAAGGTCTTCGCGGTCCACCCCCAGGCTCCTCAAGAGCTCCAGGAGGTTGTGGGTGTGAGGCGGCAGCTCCCTTTTCAGGTGGATGTAGAGCGCCTTCAACGCCTTCTCAG is from Candidatus Korarchaeota archaeon NZ13-K and encodes:
- a CDS encoding HEPN domain-containing protein, coding for MEEVRRLWLQALEDLKTAEILLKVGRYYASVFFAQQAAEKALKALYIHLKRELPPHTHNLLELLRSLGVDREDLVDAAADLTPEYIVTRYPNAAGGVPAELYNERSAREHLEKARLIVDYCGEVLGGGRSG